One genomic segment of Halopiger aswanensis includes these proteins:
- a CDS encoding halocyanin domain-containing protein has product MYDGGGGEHDLGYGDEVGSFDGWFDDVDDYTGVVDKTGESRPVVGVGTEGNGGQFAYDPPAIEVSTGTTVVWKWTGEGGYHDVAHVGDAFESEVTQERGFTFEHTFENEGEYKYVCTPHETLGMKGIVVVTS; this is encoded by the coding sequence ATCTACGACGGTGGCGGCGGAGAACACGACCTCGGCTACGGTGACGAAGTTGGGTCCTTCGATGGATGGTTCGACGACGTGGACGACTACACAGGCGTCGTCGATAAGACTGGTGAGAGTCGACCAGTTGTCGGCGTTGGGACCGAGGGCAACGGCGGTCAGTTTGCGTACGACCCACCGGCCATCGAGGTATCGACAGGAACGACCGTCGTCTGGAAATGGACCGGCGAAGGCGGCTACCATGACGTCGCCCACGTCGGCGACGCTTTCGAGAGTGAGGTCACCCAAGAGCGCGGATTCACCTTCGAACACACGTTCGAAAATGAAGGAGAGTACAAATACGTCTGTACGCCTCACGAAACACTCGGAATGAAAGGCATCGTCGTCGTGACCTCCTAA
- a CDS encoding ferredoxin--NADP reductase produces MLEPGQHTTVQFEADGKDVVRPYSPTTPPGTDEFALAIKRYDDGLASSYMHSRSPGDEIEIGEFEGNLSLKDPDRDIALLASGTGLTPLLSILTQYARIGNGDAHLVFGERTVDSIFHWSTLEELATMHDNVEVTYTLSDPEWDWLDRTGYVQDHLEDLFDDFETRDFYVCGVPGMVIETKDELRNLGTPEERIHSEGWEDDAVAKES; encoded by the coding sequence ATCCTAGAGCCCGGCCAACACACGACGGTCCAGTTCGAAGCCGACGGCAAGGATGTCGTCCGCCCCTACAGTCCGACGACCCCACCCGGCACCGACGAGTTCGCGCTGGCGATCAAGCGGTACGACGACGGCCTCGCGTCATCGTACATGCACAGCAGATCCCCGGGCGACGAGATCGAGATCGGCGAGTTCGAGGGAAATCTCTCCCTCAAGGATCCGGACCGCGATATCGCGTTACTCGCGAGTGGAACCGGCCTCACTCCCCTCTTATCGATCCTGACGCAGTACGCACGGATCGGAAACGGCGACGCACACCTCGTCTTTGGCGAACGGACGGTCGACTCGATCTTCCATTGGAGTACGCTCGAGGAGCTTGCGACGATGCACGACAATGTCGAGGTGACCTACACCCTGTCGGACCCCGAATGGGACTGGCTCGACCGAACCGGCTACGTCCAGGACCATCTCGAGGACCTCTTTGATGACTTCGAGACGCGGGATTTCTACGTCTGTGGCGTTCCTGGAATGGTCATCGAGACGAAAGACGAACTGCGTAATCTCGGAACACCGGAGGAACGAATTCACAGCGAGGGATGGGAAGACGACGCAGTCGCTAAAGAATCGTGA
- a CDS encoding PadR family transcriptional regulator, with the protein MHDLTGFQRDLLYVIAGADQPSGQNVKDEVEQYYSSEINHGRLYPNLDTLVNKELVEKGQLDRRTNYYAITDAGQEIIQERRDWESQYIDF; encoded by the coding sequence ATGCACGACCTCACTGGCTTCCAGCGAGACCTGCTGTACGTGATCGCGGGCGCCGACCAGCCGTCCGGTCAAAATGTCAAGGACGAAGTCGAACAGTACTACAGTTCAGAGATCAATCACGGCCGATTATATCCGAATCTCGACACGCTCGTCAATAAAGAGCTTGTTGAGAAAGGCCAACTTGACCGGCGAACGAACTACTACGCTATCACCGATGCAGGACAAGAGATAATTCAGGAGCGACGAGACTGGGAAAGCCAATACATCGATTTCTGA
- a CDS encoding 5'-nucleotidase C-terminal domain-containing protein — MSVDALRGYFGAKLAVTHGFRYGLAIPVGETTLEHLYRVFPMNEPVARGEAYGQQLLNYMEASLEDHFIPYVYQQEDGHVRNYSSNVEVVVDPTAKRERRFINLAVDVESVDPEACYLVAMFTRPGDPERELDNCGFPFQNNCVEDGVVPVDVIVDYLKDHSPIEHGETKLVRTSTTAETYRTHPPTVRTRTSNPVSITPSVRSTVKHEISTGIPFPLVGRNPFR, encoded by the coding sequence CTGTCCGTCGATGCGCTACGAGGATACTTCGGGGCTAAACTGGCAGTCACTCACGGCTTTCGCTACGGACTGGCGATTCCCGTAGGCGAAACCACGCTCGAGCACCTCTATCGAGTGTTTCCAATGAACGAACCGGTGGCCCGCGGCGAGGCGTACGGGCAGCAACTACTGAACTACATGGAAGCCTCCCTCGAAGATCACTTTATACCGTACGTCTACCAGCAGGAGGACGGCCACGTCCGGAACTACTCGTCGAACGTGGAGGTGGTGGTTGATCCGACCGCGAAACGCGAGCGCAGGTTCATCAACCTCGCCGTCGACGTGGAGTCGGTCGACCCCGAAGCGTGCTACTTGGTCGCGATGTTCACTCGTCCCGGCGATCCCGAACGGGAGCTCGATAACTGCGGCTTCCCCTTCCAAAACAACTGCGTTGAGGACGGTGTCGTTCCAGTTGATGTCATTGTTGACTATCTCAAGGACCACTCACCGATCGAGCACGGGGAAACGAAACTCGTCCGGACGTCGACAACGGCGGAGACGTACAGAACACACCCGCCGACGGTCCGTACCCGTACGTCCAACCCGGTGTCGATTACACCGTCGGTGAGAAGTACTGTGAAACACGAAATTTCGACTGGAATTCCTTTCCCTCTGGTTGGTCGAAATCCGTTCCGATAG
- a CDS encoding group I truncated hemoglobin — MSETLYERLGGEDAITAVVDEFYDRVMADEQVADYFDDVDMQKQRAHQAQFISSVTGGPVEYSGGEMKAVHADMGITPSDFQAIATHLNEALVEFDVNEDDREAVLEEIASYQEAIVTAAD, encoded by the coding sequence ATGAGCGAAACGCTCTATGAGCGACTTGGTGGAGAAGACGCGATCACGGCTGTTGTCGACGAGTTCTACGATCGCGTTATGGCAGACGAACAGGTCGCAGATTATTTCGACGATGTCGATATGCAGAAACAGCGCGCCCATCAGGCACAATTCATTAGCTCCGTCACCGGCGGCCCGGTCGAGTATTCGGGCGGGGAAATGAAGGCCGTCCATGCAGATATGGGGATCACTCCCTCAGACTTCCAAGCAATCGCGACCCATCTCAACGAGGCACTCGTCGAATTCGACGTCAATGAAGACGATCGAGAAGCAGTCCTCGAGGAGATTGCCAGTTATCAGGAGGCGATTGTCACAGCAGCCGATTGA
- a CDS encoding metal-dependent transcriptional regulator, whose amino-acid sequence MSATRQSGRGCSCIHPETCIDRHQGRYLIAVYRLTRSHDERVRTGTVSDRLEVSPASVTEMFDRLESEGLVDYEKQKGVTVTARGEKVARELVRRQRVVRAFFDSELGITLSPETGYRIGFVLPDEGIDRLRKLVDDSSGYTRSDE is encoded by the coding sequence ATGAGTGCTACGCGCCAATCTGGGAGGGGTTGTAGCTGCATCCACCCCGAAACATGTATCGACCGGCATCAAGGTCGGTATCTGATCGCAGTATACCGGTTGACTCGCAGCCACGACGAACGGGTTCGTACGGGAACGGTCAGTGACCGCCTGGAGGTAAGTCCGGCGAGTGTCACAGAGATGTTCGATCGGCTCGAATCCGAGGGACTTGTTGACTACGAGAAACAGAAAGGGGTCACAGTGACTGCTCGCGGGGAGAAAGTCGCTCGAGAACTTGTCCGACGGCAACGCGTCGTCCGGGCGTTCTTCGACTCGGAACTGGGAATTACACTCTCTCCGGAGACTGGTTATCGCATTGGTTTCGTTCTCCCTGACGAGGGAATCGATCGACTTCGGAAGCTCGTCGACGACTCCAGCGGATACACCCGATCCGATGAGTGA
- a CDS encoding acetolactate synthase large subunit has translation MSETTAAELLTACLEQEGVEYVFGLPGEEMEALLFALEESEITFVPTRHEQGAAFMADVHGRLTGEAGVCLATLGPGATNLLTGVADAHLDKSPLVAITAQGGLERLHKESHQAIDVVDMFEPITKWNAQLNEPDIVHESVRKAFKTAEYEKPGATHLELPENVAERETSVDPLPTRDRVRTVPPDSESIDRLLSELEAADRSVVITGNGAVRTHAAQALRAFVEETDVPAVSTYMGKGAVSDAMSQSLLTLDSGPDGEALQAIHRADLVISVGFDIAEHDPAVWDLTETTLVHVDTEPAEVSEAYNPEVEIVANIGRTLEEITEWCREIEITDDADWYAPLREAIVDDLERTPAAEAPFTVRGVLPLLREVMDADDVLVSDVGNHKMAIARRFPTYEPNTCVISNGLATMGIAVPGSVAADLATDANVVAATGDGGFLMNAAEIETATRLGCEFTIVVFTDDDYGLISKKQRAHTGASVGTELTNPDFTTFAESFGIDSYRPSTRDELSVALEEALGGGMSLVEIPLS, from the coding sequence ATGAGTGAAACAACCGCAGCAGAGCTCCTTACTGCCTGTCTGGAGCAGGAAGGTGTCGAGTACGTCTTCGGCCTTCCCGGCGAAGAGATGGAAGCTCTCCTGTTCGCTCTCGAGGAGTCGGAGATCACGTTCGTTCCGACCCGACACGAACAAGGAGCGGCGTTTATGGCCGACGTTCACGGGCGACTGACAGGCGAGGCCGGCGTATGTCTCGCGACGCTTGGACCGGGGGCGACGAACCTGTTGACCGGCGTCGCCGACGCCCACCTCGACAAGAGTCCGCTGGTTGCGATCACTGCACAAGGCGGTCTCGAGCGGCTTCACAAGGAGAGTCACCAGGCGATCGACGTCGTGGACATGTTCGAGCCGATAACGAAGTGGAACGCACAGCTGAACGAACCTGATATCGTCCACGAATCAGTTCGAAAAGCCTTCAAAACGGCCGAGTACGAGAAACCGGGTGCGACACACCTCGAGTTACCAGAGAACGTCGCTGAGAGGGAAACGTCCGTCGACCCGCTTCCGACGCGTGACCGCGTTCGGACCGTCCCACCGGATAGTGAGTCGATCGACCGACTGCTATCCGAACTCGAGGCGGCGGATCGGTCAGTCGTTATCACGGGCAACGGGGCAGTCAGAACGCACGCTGCACAGGCGCTTCGAGCATTCGTCGAGGAGACGGATGTCCCAGCCGTCTCGACGTACATGGGGAAAGGTGCCGTCTCCGATGCGATGTCACAGTCGCTACTGACGTTAGATTCTGGACCCGACGGGGAAGCACTCCAGGCGATTCACAGGGCAGATCTCGTCATTTCCGTCGGATTCGATATCGCTGAACACGACCCGGCGGTGTGGGATCTGACCGAGACGACGCTCGTTCACGTCGACACCGAACCTGCGGAGGTCTCCGAAGCGTACAATCCGGAAGTCGAAATCGTGGCGAACATCGGGCGAACGCTCGAGGAGATAACCGAATGGTGCCGAGAAATAGAGATCACGGACGACGCAGACTGGTACGCACCGCTTCGAGAGGCGATCGTCGACGACCTTGAACGAACACCGGCAGCCGAGGCGCCCTTTACCGTTCGTGGCGTGCTTCCCCTCCTCCGAGAGGTAATGGATGCAGACGACGTTCTCGTTTCTGACGTTGGCAATCATAAGATGGCTATCGCTCGCCGCTTCCCGACGTACGAGCCCAACACCTGCGTCATCTCGAACGGGTTGGCGACGATGGGAATCGCGGTTCCGGGCAGCGTCGCCGCCGACCTCGCGACCGACGCCAATGTCGTCGCCGCGACCGGCGACGGCGGCTTCCTAATGAACGCCGCCGAAATCGAAACCGCAACCCGACTCGGCTGCGAGTTCACGATCGTCGTTTTCACCGACGACGATTACGGTCTCATCTCGAAGAAGCAACGCGCACACACCGGCGCATCCGTCGGCACTGAACTGACTAACCCCGATTTCACCACGTTTGCCGAAAGTTTCGGGATCGACAGCTACCGTCCGTCCACTCGAGACGAGCTCAGTGTGGCGCTGGAGGAAGCACTCGGAGGCGGGATGTCTCTGGTGGAGATCCCGCTTTCCTAG
- a CDS encoding universal stress protein, with translation MGGHVLVVISRTSPSTDILEYAFQKYPNAKITVIHVTAARSSFDPFRNRDPCEYVIPELDSERNEELLPAPDLFTRAQQKRAENVFSRAHELAERYDKEIESVVRSGDETEEVVTYAENHAVDRIIIAEHLSLRLPFFHRNVSKSMAHTTDIPVTTR, from the coding sequence ATGGGAGGGCACGTACTGGTTGTGATCAGCCGTACGTCCCCGTCAACAGATATACTAGAGTATGCGTTTCAGAAATATCCCAACGCAAAGATCACCGTAATCCACGTGACTGCCGCACGGAGCTCATTTGATCCGTTTAGAAACCGTGACCCGTGTGAGTATGTGATTCCGGAGTTAGATAGTGAACGGAACGAAGAACTCCTCCCTGCTCCGGACTTGTTCACTCGAGCGCAACAGAAACGGGCAGAGAACGTATTTTCCCGAGCGCATGAACTCGCTGAACGGTATGATAAAGAGATTGAATCCGTCGTGAGATCCGGCGATGAAACGGAAGAGGTCGTCACTTATGCAGAGAATCACGCTGTCGATCGGATTATTATTGCAGAACACCTCTCACTGAGACTTCCATTCTTCCACCGGAATGTCTCTAAATCCATGGCTCATACCACAGACATTCCGGTCACAACACGCTAA
- a CDS encoding type II toxin-antitoxin system RelE family toxin, whose amino-acid sequence MTEVEWTPKALDLLEGLDSEAQERLVKKLDEAKDWTSHRLEKLSGYPYYKLRAGDYRAIITWNRDEDVLIVEAVGHRRNIYDRHLPP is encoded by the coding sequence ATGACTGAGGTCGAGTGGACACCAAAAGCACTCGACTTACTGGAGGGTCTCGACAGCGAAGCCCAAGAGCGGTTGGTGAAGAAACTCGACGAGGCGAAAGATTGGACCTCCCATCGCCTCGAAAAGCTCAGCGGGTATCCGTACTACAAGCTTCGCGCCGGGGACTACCGTGCGATCATCACGTGGAACCGAGATGAGGATGTCTTGATTGTCGAAGCGGTTGGGCATCGGCGGAATATCTACGATCGCCACCTCCCGCCGTAA
- a CDS encoding NAD-dependent succinate-semialdehyde dehydrogenase — protein sequence MDVINPATGERVETYEAETVADVDDALAVASDAFDRWRNCPLREREQLLADAATELRTNDRSYAETITREMGKPISQALEEIEKCAWVCDHYAEHASTYLNPDGHPSPPGAVAKTAYEPLGPQLAVMPWNFPFWQVFRFAAPALTAGNTVLLKHASNVPGCSRAIENVFREAGYPDGTFQTLLITSDLVDEALEDDRVRGVTLTGSGPAGRAVASTAGRQLKRSVLELGGSDPFIVLDDADVEAAAETGASARMLNSGQSCIAAKRFLVHTNVYDEFLERFVDEIKSLTVGDPTDPETDVGPLATDAILEELDAQVTASLEAGARTVTGGEPLESNGAYYPPTVLVDVPDDCPAASEETFGPVAAVFEVDDESEAIRTANETEFGLGASIWTEDRRRGRRLSREIEAGCVFINQLVKSDPRVPFGGIKDSGYGRELSEAGIKEFVNRKTIWVE from the coding sequence ATGGACGTAATCAACCCTGCAACCGGCGAACGTGTGGAAACGTACGAGGCGGAGACGGTCGCCGATGTCGACGACGCACTCGCTGTCGCGAGCGACGCATTTGATCGGTGGCGAAACTGTCCGCTTCGCGAACGGGAGCAACTATTGGCTGACGCTGCGACGGAACTACGGACGAACGATCGATCGTACGCCGAAACGATCACGCGTGAAATGGGGAAACCGATTTCCCAGGCGCTCGAGGAGATCGAAAAGTGTGCGTGGGTCTGTGACCACTACGCCGAACACGCCAGTACGTATCTCAATCCTGATGGACACCCAAGTCCGCCCGGCGCCGTCGCGAAAACGGCATACGAACCACTCGGTCCACAACTCGCCGTCATGCCGTGGAATTTCCCCTTTTGGCAGGTGTTTCGATTCGCGGCACCGGCGCTTACCGCCGGGAACACCGTGCTGCTAAAACACGCCTCGAACGTCCCGGGCTGTTCTCGTGCCATCGAGAACGTGTTTCGGGAGGCAGGATATCCCGATGGAACCTTCCAGACGCTATTGATCACGTCGGATCTCGTCGACGAGGCGCTCGAAGACGACCGGGTTCGCGGTGTTACGCTTACGGGAAGCGGTCCCGCGGGACGAGCGGTCGCATCGACGGCGGGACGGCAACTCAAACGGAGCGTCCTCGAACTCGGTGGCAGCGATCCGTTCATTGTACTCGACGATGCGGATGTCGAGGCCGCCGCCGAGACGGGCGCTTCGGCGCGAATGCTCAACAGCGGTCAATCGTGTATCGCCGCGAAACGATTCCTCGTCCATACGAACGTCTACGACGAATTCCTCGAGCGGTTCGTCGACGAAATCAAATCTCTCACGGTCGGCGATCCGACCGATCCGGAAACGGACGTCGGGCCACTAGCGACCGATGCCATCCTCGAGGAACTCGATGCACAGGTTACGGCGAGTCTCGAAGCAGGTGCACGGACGGTGACCGGCGGTGAACCGCTTGAAAGCAACGGCGCGTACTATCCGCCGACGGTTCTCGTCGACGTCCCCGACGACTGTCCAGCCGCTAGTGAGGAGACGTTCGGTCCTGTCGCAGCGGTCTTCGAAGTCGACGACGAGAGCGAGGCGATCCGGACGGCAAACGAGACGGAATTCGGCCTCGGGGCAAGTATCTGGACGGAGGACAGACGCCGCGGACGGCGTCTCTCTCGAGAAATCGAAGCAGGATGTGTCTTCATCAACCAACTCGTGAAGTCGGATCCGCGCGTTCCGTTCGGCGGCATCAAAGACTCGGGGTACGGCCGCGAACTCTCCGAGGCGGGGATCAAGGAATTCGTCAACCGCAAAACGATCTGGGTGGAATGA
- a CDS encoding rubrerythrin-like domain-containing protein, whose translation MPHDQDVESDTAEIASEFECLQCGKIVTAETHPGKCSNCGGEFQNRAKSLE comes from the coding sequence ATGCCTCACGACCAGGATGTCGAAAGCGATACAGCAGAAATAGCCTCTGAATTCGAGTGCCTGCAATGTGGGAAGATAGTCACAGCCGAAACCCACCCCGGTAAATGTTCTAACTGTGGCGGGGAGTTCCAGAACCGAGCAAAATCTCTCGAGTAA
- a CDS encoding HalOD1 output domain-containing protein: MTADDTPSMRVVDKVATRTGVDPEELPPLYDAINPDVIETVLQTDSARVVFEYAGHTIIITEESQIRVESSEKSTD, encoded by the coding sequence ATGACTGCTGATGACACACCGAGTATGAGGGTAGTCGACAAGGTTGCTACCCGTACGGGTGTCGATCCAGAAGAGTTACCGCCGCTTTACGACGCAATCAACCCTGATGTAATTGAGACAGTACTCCAAACTGACTCTGCACGGGTCGTTTTCGAATATGCTGGTCATACAATCATAATTACCGAAGAAAGTCAAATTCGCGTAGAATCATCTGAGAAGAGCACCGATTAG
- the tuf gene encoding translation elongation factor EF-1 subunit alpha encodes MSADKPHQNLAIIGHVDHGKSTLVGRLLYETGSIPEHVIEQHREEAEEKGKGGFEFAYVMDNLTEERERGVTIDIAHQEFSTDTYDFTIVDTPGHRDFVKNMITGASQADHAVLVVAVDDGVAPQTQEHVFLARTLGIDELIVGINKMDVVDYEESTYNEVVEEVTQLLKQVQFNTDDASFIPVSAFEGDNVSEHSDNTPWYDGKTLLKALNELPEPKPPTDAPLRLPIQDVYTISGIGTVPVGRIETGVMETGDNVSFQPSDVGGEVKTIEMHHEEVPKAEPGDNVGFNVRGIGKDDIRRGDVCGPADDPPSVAETFQAQIVVMQHPSVITAGYTPVFHAHTAQVACTIESIDQKIDSSSGEVAEENPDFIQSGDAAVVTIRPQKPLSIEPSSEIPELGSFAIRDMGQTIAAGKVLEVHERT; translated from the coding sequence ATGAGCGCAGACAAACCGCATCAGAACTTGGCCATTATCGGTCACGTCGACCACGGGAAGAGTACACTCGTAGGACGCCTCCTCTACGAGACGGGGAGCATACCCGAGCACGTCATCGAACAGCACCGTGAGGAAGCCGAGGAGAAGGGCAAGGGCGGCTTCGAGTTCGCCTACGTCATGGACAACCTCACCGAGGAACGCGAACGCGGTGTCACCATCGACATCGCTCACCAAGAGTTCTCGACGGACACGTACGACTTCACCATCGTCGACACGCCCGGACACCGAGACTTTGTGAAGAACATGATTACTGGGGCCTCACAAGCCGATCATGCCGTCCTCGTCGTCGCCGTCGACGACGGCGTCGCGCCTCAGACCCAGGAACACGTCTTTCTAGCTCGCACCCTTGGAATCGACGAACTCATTGTCGGCATCAATAAGATGGATGTCGTCGACTACGAGGAGTCGACGTACAACGAGGTCGTTGAGGAAGTCACACAGCTACTCAAGCAGGTCCAGTTCAATACCGACGACGCATCGTTCATTCCTGTCTCTGCCTTTGAAGGAGACAACGTTTCCGAGCACTCCGACAACACGCCGTGGTACGACGGCAAAACACTGCTCAAGGCGCTCAACGAACTGCCTGAGCCGAAGCCGCCAACGGACGCGCCGCTGCGACTTCCAATCCAAGACGTCTATACGATTTCGGGCATCGGTACCGTCCCGGTCGGACGGATCGAGACCGGCGTCATGGAGACCGGCGACAACGTCTCTTTCCAGCCCAGCGATGTGGGCGGGGAGGTCAAGACGATCGAAATGCATCACGAAGAGGTGCCCAAGGCCGAACCCGGTGATAACGTCGGCTTCAACGTCCGTGGCATCGGCAAGGACGACATCCGCCGCGGTGACGTCTGTGGCCCCGCCGATGATCCGCCGAGTGTCGCCGAGACGTTCCAAGCCCAGATTGTCGTCATGCAACACCCCTCGGTCATCACTGCTGGCTACACACCTGTCTTCCACGCTCACACGGCACAGGTCGCCTGTACCATCGAATCGATCGATCAGAAGATCGACTCCTCGAGCGGCGAGGTCGCCGAGGAGAACCCCGACTTCATCCAGTCGGGTGACGCTGCCGTAGTCACCATCCGACCACAAAAGCCCCTCAGCATCGAACCGTCCAGTGAGATCCCCGAACTCGGGAGCTTCGCCATCCGCGACATGGGTCAGACCATCGCGGCCGGCAAGGTCCTTGAGGTCCACGAACGGACCTGA
- a CDS encoding HalOD1 output domain-containing protein has product MTPEQPEEQLLVEYEISDNEHVSRAATQAVSSLKECEPWELTPLYETIDPEMLDELCESQQNGVVKFVYSDFHITVEQGKFLLLQPADAAPLLHPP; this is encoded by the coding sequence ATGACACCTGAACAGCCGGAGGAACAGTTGTTGGTTGAGTACGAAATTTCGGACAATGAGCACGTGAGTAGAGCGGCGACTCAGGCTGTCAGTTCACTAAAGGAGTGTGAGCCGTGGGAGTTGACCCCATTATATGAGACAATAGACCCTGAAATGTTGGATGAACTGTGTGAATCACAGCAGAATGGCGTCGTCAAATTCGTCTACAGCGACTTCCACATTACTGTTGAGCAGGGCAAGTTCCTGCTTCTTCAACCTGCAGACGCAGCGCCCCTGTTACATCCGCCATGA
- a CDS encoding DUF488 domain-containing protein — protein sequence MSRFFTLGHSTRSFDELLTMLEQYGIALLVDVRSFPRSRTNPQFNRDRLAERLPERDISYKHFDNLGGYRDTEIAESPNAAWNNDSFRAYANYALTDEFQVGLDELIALGTDRRVAYMCAEKVYWRCHRRIISDWLLANGHDVVHIFDVDRSEEHSLTRFAKVEDGTVTYPESEDE from the coding sequence ATGTCGCGGTTTTTCACTCTCGGTCACTCGACGAGATCGTTCGATGAACTCCTAACGATGCTCGAGCAGTACGGAATCGCACTCCTCGTTGATGTTCGAAGTTTTCCTCGCTCGCGGACGAACCCACAGTTCAATCGCGACCGATTGGCGGAACGACTCCCAGAACGTGATATTTCGTACAAACACTTCGATAACTTGGGTGGGTACAGGGACACCGAGATAGCCGAATCTCCAAACGCAGCGTGGAACAACGATTCGTTCCGCGCTTACGCTAACTACGCGCTCACGGACGAGTTCCAGGTCGGATTGGACGAATTGATTGCGCTTGGAACGGACCGCAGAGTTGCCTATATGTGTGCAGAGAAGGTATACTGGCGTTGTCACCGACGTATTATCTCGGACTGGCTGCTCGCGAACGGCCATGACGTGGTCCATATTTTCGATGTGGATCGCTCCGAGGAGCATTCACTCACGCGGTTCGCGAAGGTCGAGGATGGAACGGTAACGTATCCAGAGAGCGAAGACGAGTGA
- a CDS encoding helix-turn-helix domain-containing protein, with translation MPYVELTVTIPADVWIGRLSRDYPDTRFRVLAATATDEMSAARIEVIGTAAARICEELRTYDAVTELEILETACHRRRVQLETTTTLVLTAIQSAGVPLRMPFEISDGTMALNTTIPQHQLSKLGESFREFGIEFTIQRIQPEADSESLLTDRQQWLLYEAIDRGYYDTPRRITLVELADELDLAKSTCSETLHRVEERVLKQFVTGDCEHQPDISIRAD, from the coding sequence ATGCCTTACGTCGAACTTACCGTTACGATCCCTGCGGATGTATGGATCGGCCGACTATCCCGCGACTACCCCGATACCCGATTCCGGGTTCTTGCAGCGACTGCCACTGACGAGATGAGCGCAGCCCGGATTGAGGTCATCGGTACGGCTGCTGCACGCATCTGTGAGGAACTCCGCACATACGACGCCGTAACCGAGTTGGAAATACTCGAGACGGCCTGTCATCGTCGACGTGTACAGCTCGAGACGACGACGACGTTGGTACTGACGGCGATTCAGTCTGCGGGTGTCCCGCTCAGGATGCCGTTCGAGATCAGCGATGGAACGATGGCGCTCAACACGACGATTCCCCAGCACCAACTCTCGAAACTCGGTGAGAGCTTCCGAGAGTTTGGAATCGAATTCACGATCCAGCGCATTCAACCAGAAGCAGATTCCGAGTCACTACTTACCGATCGACAACAATGGCTCCTCTATGAGGCAATCGATCGAGGATACTACGATACACCACGTCGGATCACGTTAGTCGAACTCGCAGATGAATTAGATCTTGCTAAATCGACGTGTAGCGAGACGCTTCATCGCGTCGAAGAACGAGTGTTAAAACAGTTCGTAACGGGCGACTGCGAACACCAACCTGATATCTCGATTCGTGCTGATTGA
- the lrp gene encoding HTH-type transcriptional regulator Lrp — translation MTYENLDQDLINELLGNGRTSLRSLAEELDVSVTTVSNHLNDLEDEGIIEDYTPLINYDKIGYDVTAVMQLKVEGSALSGITEILEEHEQMLSVYEVTGDYDVIAIGKFKDTDDVNDQIKALLTNPNIKQSNTSIALNKVVENEQFELEPEEG, via the coding sequence ATGACGTACGAAAACCTGGACCAAGACTTAATAAACGAGCTTCTAGGGAATGGGCGGACCAGTCTTCGAAGCCTCGCAGAAGAACTGGACGTCTCCGTCACAACAGTCTCGAATCATCTCAACGATCTCGAGGACGAAGGCATTATCGAGGACTACACGCCACTTATCAACTACGACAAAATCGGGTATGACGTGACGGCGGTCATGCAGTTGAAAGTAGAGGGAAGTGCTTTGTCAGGAATCACAGAGATACTGGAAGAGCACGAACAGATGCTCTCCGTTTACGAGGTCACTGGTGACTACGACGTCATTGCCATTGGAAAATTCAAGGACACAGACGACGTGAACGACCAGATCAAGGCATTACTGACCAATCCTAACATTAAACAATCGAACACAAGTATCGCGCTCAATAAAGTGGTAGAGAATGAACAATTCGAACTAGAACCTGAAGAAGGTTAA